The following proteins are encoded in a genomic region of Hymenobacter siberiensis:
- a CDS encoding DUF5723 family protein, producing MKPSLRFLSLAAGLALPATAFAQNELSNFSATGRGGVINTFASDYQAIGINPANLGRSINFRVAFTIGEVGAGIGSQSLSKTTFKHIIYDASQSIGPAEKATLVNQLSGDNVLNFNLDTNLFGLAVTLPNGLGGLAFSSRQRVGGHLALNRNAADIIINGQNAAVVKQYYPTPNTSGAPTPTAANAPLISTVLDGTSIQAAITNEFNVAYGIQVYHNNGLKLALGAGYRYIQGIGIADIRVSGGNLTAYTAFSPVFDINYGALASNPNFNYESGSGLKPVGHGNGFDAGLSAEIGKIFRFGASVTDMGSMTWTANVLEASDQKLQQTASTGVQTYNVFKEISAQFDTDKQNLFTYTTAKERTAALPAKLRLGGGVRLNKFFEAGLDVTAPLNKVAGNLTTTFVGLGLDYKPLSWLKLSSGVTSGAGYGKSLPLGLTLVSPVWEAGISTRDVLGLLSEDSPYSSVAFGVLRFKIGSSN from the coding sequence ATGAAACCATCTCTCCGCTTCTTATCGCTGGCCGCTGGGCTGGCCCTGCCCGCCACGGCTTTCGCCCAAAACGAGCTCAGCAACTTCTCGGCCACGGGCCGGGGCGGCGTCATCAACACCTTCGCCAGCGACTACCAGGCCATCGGCATCAACCCCGCCAACCTGGGCCGCAGCATCAATTTCCGGGTGGCCTTCACCATTGGCGAAGTGGGGGCGGGCATCGGCTCGCAGTCGCTGAGTAAAACCACCTTCAAGCACATCATCTACGATGCCAGCCAGAGCATCGGGCCCGCCGAAAAAGCTACGCTGGTTAATCAGCTCTCCGGCGACAACGTGCTGAACTTCAATCTCGATACCAACCTCTTCGGCCTGGCCGTAACGCTGCCCAACGGCCTGGGTGGCCTGGCGTTCAGCAGCCGGCAGCGCGTTGGCGGCCACCTGGCCCTCAACCGCAACGCCGCCGATATCATCATCAATGGCCAGAATGCCGCTGTGGTGAAGCAGTATTACCCCACGCCCAACACCAGCGGTGCGCCCACGCCCACGGCCGCCAACGCGCCGCTCATTTCCACGGTGCTCGACGGAACCAGCATTCAGGCGGCCATTACCAACGAGTTCAACGTGGCCTACGGCATTCAGGTGTACCACAATAACGGCCTGAAGCTGGCGCTGGGGGCGGGCTACCGCTACATCCAGGGCATCGGCATTGCCGATATCCGGGTGAGCGGCGGCAACCTGACGGCCTACACGGCGTTCTCGCCGGTGTTTGATATCAATTACGGCGCGCTGGCCAGCAATCCCAACTTCAACTACGAATCGGGCTCGGGCCTGAAGCCGGTGGGCCACGGCAATGGATTCGACGCGGGCTTGTCGGCCGAAATCGGCAAAATATTCCGCTTCGGCGCTTCGGTTACGGATATGGGCTCGATGACCTGGACCGCCAACGTGCTCGAAGCCTCCGACCAGAAGCTCCAGCAAACAGCCTCCACCGGCGTGCAGACCTACAACGTGTTCAAGGAAATTAGCGCGCAGTTCGATACCGACAAGCAGAACCTCTTCACCTACACCACCGCCAAGGAGCGCACGGCTGCCCTGCCCGCCAAGCTGCGCCTGGGCGGCGGCGTGCGCCTCAACAAGTTCTTCGAAGCCGGCCTCGACGTAACCGCGCCCCTCAACAAGGTGGCCGGTAACCTCACCACCACCTTCGTAGGCCTGGGCCTCGACTACAAACCCCTGAGCTGGCTGAAGCTGAGCAGCGGCGTAACCAGCGGCGCGGGCTACGGCAAGAGCCTGCCGCTGGGCCTCACGCTGGTTTCGCCGGTGTGGGAAGCCGGCATCAGCACCCGCGACGTGTTGGGCCTGCTCAGCGAAGACTCGCCGTATAGCTCGGTGGCCTTTGGGGTATTGCGCTTTAAAATTGGCAGCTCGAATTAG
- a CDS encoding DivIVA domain-containing protein, which yields MKLTALDIRQKTFEKSFRGIDRDEVQAFLTTVSQQWERMGDENRELRLKLEHAQHDVQKMREVESSLYRTLKTAEDTGNNITEQAQRDADLRIREAQFQAEGILSEARQRAREVVDGAYQQAEKTVSDMQREVGGLGQECQRLEQQLDGLVRDLHHLASDALDKVEKARNRPKGGAAAILSRAVRVQVERPKEAAAEPTPETPAAMQVTSSSAVSPAAAVAAATPASFAPGNFGRAEETLERAAQTTGYNPKPGQQPNPGAPAEAPRPDIERPSAPAENPGIAPAPHVDPPAPAQVPEPNPPYVQPTAPDIQPVTPNYPEINQPSPVTHPGQPGMVAIAAPAQAAAPVEVAVAEKSFFDEI from the coding sequence ATGAAACTCACCGCCCTCGATATCCGTCAGAAAACGTTTGAAAAATCCTTCCGGGGGATTGACCGCGACGAGGTGCAGGCATTCCTGACCACCGTGTCGCAGCAATGGGAACGCATGGGCGACGAAAACCGCGAGCTGCGCCTCAAGCTGGAGCACGCCCAGCACGACGTGCAGAAGATGCGCGAAGTGGAAAGCAGCCTCTACCGCACCCTCAAAACAGCCGAGGACACCGGCAACAACATCACCGAGCAGGCCCAGCGCGATGCCGACCTGCGCATCCGCGAAGCCCAGTTTCAGGCCGAAGGCATCCTCAGCGAAGCCCGCCAGCGTGCCCGCGAAGTGGTGGACGGCGCCTACCAGCAGGCCGAAAAAACGGTGTCTGACATGCAGCGCGAAGTAGGCGGCCTGGGCCAGGAGTGCCAGCGGCTTGAGCAGCAGCTTGATGGCCTCGTGCGCGACCTGCACCACCTCGCCTCCGATGCACTCGACAAGGTGGAGAAAGCCCGCAACCGGCCCAAGGGCGGCGCGGCGGCCATCCTTTCGCGCGCGGTCCGCGTACAGGTAGAGCGGCCCAAGGAAGCCGCCGCCGAACCCACGCCCGAAACCCCTGCCGCCATGCAAGTCACTTCTTCATCCGCCGTTTCGCCCGCTGCCGCCGTGGCGGCGGCCACACCCGCATCGTTTGCCCCCGGCAACTTTGGCCGCGCCGAGGAAACCCTGGAGCGCGCCGCCCAAACCACCGGCTACAACCCCAAGCCCGGCCAGCAGCCCAACCCCGGCGCGCCCGCCGAAGCCCCGCGCCCCGACATCGAGCGCCCCAGCGCGCCCGCCGAAAACCCCGGCATCGCGCCTGCTCCGCACGTCGACCCGCCCGCGCCCGCGCAGGTGCCCGAGCCCAACCCGCCCTACGTGCAGCCCACCGCGCCCGACATTCAGCCCGTAACGCCCAACTACCCCGAAATCAACCAGCCTTCGCCCGTAACGCACCCCGGCCAGCCTGGCATGGTAGCTATTGCCGCCCCGGCTCAGGCCGCTGCGCCAGTGGAAGTAGCCGTAGCGGAGAAGTCGTTCTTCGATGAAATCTAG
- a CDS encoding M56 family metallopeptidase, which translates to MLPGLAPRPVPAATAASLAPPSAIQAVTQSLSHALNNQLPLLVLAWLLGLLAMSLRMLGGLLYVQRLRRYRVRPLSVAWQERLAALAARSGVKRPVALLESALVRVPLVVGHLRPVILLPLGTVAGLSPACLEAILAHELAHVLRRDYLVNLLQTVAEVLFFYHPAVWFVANCVRTERENCCDDTATTLVGGDPLRLARALTALTALAEWTQSAAVAPTPRLALAAFNQPGALLLRVRRLVRPALATGLTPNSQPPQALTATPMAADTARGTRPANPGTVVITRDKKGRLTSLVVNGQPVAVPTDKPSKAERRAGQQVTVVPVPEAGPARRFEYSTRELDQAGRQADREGRRLDDHAREMDRAGRELDKAGRKLDKMGREMDKAAQKLDRKSGTYTYDSKRRTDNINSNVHIDIDDAALSQLVTNALKLGNVGLNIGLQAAS; encoded by the coding sequence CTGCTGCCGGGATTAGCGCCGCGCCCGGTACCGGCCGCAACTGCGGCTTCGCTGGCCCCGCCTTCCGCGATTCAGGCCGTCACGCAGTCCCTCAGCCATGCGTTGAACAACCAGTTGCCGCTGCTGGTGCTGGCCTGGCTACTGGGCCTGCTGGCCATGAGCCTGCGCATGCTGGGCGGCCTGCTGTATGTGCAGCGGCTGCGGCGCTACCGGGTGCGCCCGCTATCGGTGGCGTGGCAGGAGCGGCTGGCCGCGCTGGCCGCCCGCAGCGGCGTGAAGCGGCCGGTGGCGCTGCTGGAGTCGGCGCTGGTGCGGGTGCCGCTGGTGGTGGGCCACTTGCGGCCCGTGATTCTGCTGCCGCTGGGCACGGTGGCGGGCTTATCGCCGGCTTGTCTGGAGGCTATTCTGGCCCACGAGCTGGCCCATGTGCTGCGCCGCGATTACCTCGTGAACCTGCTGCAAACCGTGGCCGAGGTGCTATTTTTCTACCATCCGGCGGTGTGGTTCGTAGCCAATTGCGTGCGTACCGAGCGCGAAAACTGCTGCGACGATACCGCCACGACCCTCGTGGGCGGCGACCCGCTCCGGCTGGCCCGCGCCCTCACCGCCCTCACCGCCCTGGCCGAGTGGACGCAGAGCGCCGCCGTGGCCCCCACGCCGCGCCTGGCCCTGGCTGCCTTCAACCAGCCCGGGGCCCTGCTGCTGCGGGTGCGCCGCCTGGTGCGCCCGGCGCTGGCCACTGGTCTTACTCCGAATAGCCAACCGCCCCAAGCATTAACCGCCACCCCGATGGCCGCCGATACCGCCCGGGGCACCCGCCCCGCCAACCCCGGCACCGTGGTAATCACCCGTGATAAAAAAGGCCGGCTGACCAGCCTGGTGGTGAACGGCCAGCCCGTGGCCGTGCCCACCGACAAGCCCTCGAAAGCCGAGCGCCGCGCCGGCCAGCAGGTAACGGTAGTGCCCGTGCCCGAGGCTGGCCCGGCCCGCCGCTTCGAATACAGCACCCGCGAGCTGGACCAGGCCGGCCGCCAGGCTGACCGGGAAGGCCGCCGGCTGGACGACCATGCCCGCGAGATGGACCGCGCCGGGCGCGAGCTCGACAAAGCCGGCCGCAAGCTGGATAAAATGGGCCGCGAAATGGATAAAGCAGCTCAGAAACTGGACCGTAAAAGCGGTACGTACACCTACGATAGCAAACGCCGTACGGATAACATCAACAGCAACGTGCACATCGATATTGATGACGCGGCCCTGAGCCAGCTCGTAACCAATGCCCTGAAGCTGGGCAATGTGGGCCTCAATATTGGTCTGCAGGCCGCCAGCTAG
- the meaB gene encoding methylmalonyl Co-A mutase-associated GTPase MeaB, whose product MPPKRLSAAEYATGIRAGSRTVLGRAITLVESTLPTDHALAQEVLQAVLPHTGRSLRVGITGVPGVGKSTFIEALGRYLVETKGLKLAVLAVDPSSQRGGGSILGDKTRMPWLSAQPAAFIRPSPAGSSLGGVARATREALLLCEAAGHDVIIVETVGVGQSETTVHGMVDFFLLLMLAGAGDELQGVKRGIMEMADALCITKSDHGNEQAARRARLDYQSALHLFPAAPSGQVVPVLLTSAVDGTGIGAVWEVIETYAAATRTSGYFERRRQQQQLQWLHQSIAQALESRFYADAAVRERLPAVQAAVAAGQLTPFAAAEELLGL is encoded by the coding sequence ATGCCTCCCAAACGCCTCTCCGCCGCTGAGTATGCCACCGGCATCCGGGCCGGCTCCCGCACGGTGCTGGGCCGTGCCATCACCCTCGTCGAAAGCACCCTGCCCACCGACCACGCCTTGGCGCAGGAGGTGTTGCAGGCGGTATTGCCGCACACCGGGCGCAGCCTGCGAGTGGGCATTACGGGCGTGCCGGGCGTGGGCAAAAGCACCTTTATTGAGGCACTGGGCCGGTATTTGGTCGAAACCAAGGGCCTGAAGCTGGCCGTGCTGGCCGTGGACCCCAGCAGCCAACGCGGCGGCGGCAGCATTCTGGGCGACAAGACGCGGATGCCCTGGCTCTCGGCCCAGCCGGCGGCGTTTATCCGGCCCTCGCCGGCCGGCAGCAGCCTGGGCGGGGTGGCGCGGGCCACCCGCGAGGCCTTATTATTATGCGAAGCAGCGGGCCACGACGTGATTATCGTGGAAACCGTGGGCGTGGGCCAGTCCGAAACCACGGTGCACGGCATGGTCGATTTTTTCCTGCTCCTGATGCTGGCCGGGGCCGGCGACGAATTACAGGGCGTGAAACGCGGCATCATGGAAATGGCCGATGCCCTGTGCATCACCAAATCCGACCACGGCAACGAGCAAGCCGCCCGCCGCGCCCGCCTCGACTACCAAAGCGCGCTGCACCTGTTTCCGGCCGCGCCTTCGGGGCAGGTGGTGCCGGTACTGCTCACCTCGGCAGTGGACGGCACGGGCATCGGGGCCGTGTGGGAGGTCATCGAAACCTACGCAGCCGCCACCCGCACCAGCGGCTATTTCGAGCGCCGCCGGCAGCAGCAGCAGTTGCAATGGCTGCACCAAAGCATCGCCCAGGCGCTGGAGAGTCGGTTTTATGCCGATGCGGCGGTGCGTGAGCGGCTGCCCGCGGTGCAGGCGGCCGTGGCGGCCGGACAGCTCACGCCGTTTGCGGCGGCCGAGGAACTGCTGGGGCTGTAG
- a CDS encoding DUF5916 domain-containing protein — MAQAQKGPAATPATDAARPAPKRQLQATRISTPPKLDGLLDEAVWQSAPIATKFYELEPTPGPIEKHPTEVRVLYDDAAIYVGAIMHDVSQDSILRELSNRDNIGTSDWFGVLLDTYDDHLNGYQFIVTSGGVQLDARLSPTNGEDGNWNAVWESRTALHGTDWVAEIRIPYSAIRFSKALEQVWGLNFVRQRRSSRQKFFWNEVKPQVDGFVNQWGELTGLRDLKPPLRLSLTPYVSTYLNHYPYNEQGKQNTTTTFNGGADVKWGINESFTLDATLVPDFGQVQSDNQVLNLSPFEVQYNENRGFFTEGTELFNKGGLFYSRRVGAQPLGFGTVDGQLHAGTRMADGKRHAGEFIVQNPGITRLLNATKVSGRTSRGLGVGIFNAVSNDMYATVQDSTTGARRDVLTQPLSNYNIVVLDQSLKNNSYVSLVNTNVTRAGSTYDANVTGGLFKFANKANSYALNGRVIYSNRRGKAFGSQDEISDQDGYKYYLNYGKVSGKFTWSVDHGIESHSYNPNDLGLLFANNNISQSASASYNIYTPFWKVNKLSTYASVAYSLLERPMLYQDAGLYLGGNTTFTKSFLTTGINLDAAPLTRDYFDPRRAPLGKYYVRKPANVGINGFFSSDYRKKFAWDVKYGARVFTADGDRTGRYTYALTLGPRYRASNQLSFVYSIGYERRLNQIGYAGGLNASDSTDAPMFRRFGGKEGDVLLGRRNVTTFTNTATATYTFTNRMSFNIRLRHYVSNVHYRDFSRLHPDGLETPEPTYNRNRDNTFNAFNIDAVYSWWFAPGSQVSIVWKNAGASFFEANAATPLYFDNLSNTINTPHNNSVSVKVLYYLDYLALRPRRG, encoded by the coding sequence GTGGCCCAGGCCCAGAAGGGGCCAGCCGCCACGCCGGCTACCGATGCCGCCCGGCCGGCCCCCAAACGCCAGCTTCAGGCCACGCGCATCAGCACCCCGCCCAAGCTGGACGGCCTGCTCGACGAGGCCGTGTGGCAGTCGGCCCCCATCGCCACCAAATTTTACGAGTTGGAGCCCACGCCCGGCCCCATCGAAAAACACCCTACCGAAGTGCGCGTGCTCTACGACGATGCCGCGATTTACGTGGGGGCCATCATGCACGATGTGTCGCAGGATTCCATTCTGCGGGAGCTGAGCAACCGGGATAATATTGGCACTTCGGATTGGTTCGGGGTGCTGCTCGATACCTATGACGACCACCTCAACGGCTATCAATTCATCGTTACTTCGGGTGGCGTGCAGCTCGACGCCCGCCTCTCGCCCACCAACGGCGAGGATGGTAACTGGAACGCCGTATGGGAATCGCGCACCGCCCTGCACGGCACCGACTGGGTAGCCGAAATCCGCATTCCCTATTCGGCCATTCGCTTCAGCAAGGCCCTTGAGCAGGTGTGGGGGCTGAACTTCGTTCGGCAGCGGCGCAGCTCGCGGCAGAAATTTTTCTGGAACGAGGTGAAGCCGCAGGTGGATGGCTTCGTGAACCAGTGGGGCGAGCTCACCGGCCTGCGCGACCTCAAGCCCCCGCTGCGCCTCTCGCTCACGCCCTACGTGAGCACCTACCTGAACCACTACCCCTACAACGAGCAGGGCAAGCAGAACACCACCACTACCTTCAACGGCGGGGCCGACGTGAAGTGGGGCATCAACGAAAGCTTCACCCTGGATGCCACCCTGGTGCCCGATTTCGGGCAGGTGCAGAGCGACAACCAGGTGCTCAACCTCTCGCCCTTCGAGGTGCAGTACAACGAAAACCGGGGCTTTTTCACCGAAGGGACCGAGCTGTTCAACAAGGGCGGGCTGTTTTATTCGCGGCGGGTGGGGGCACAGCCGCTGGGCTTTGGCACCGTGGATGGGCAACTGCACGCCGGCACCCGGATGGCCGACGGCAAGCGCCACGCCGGCGAGTTCATCGTGCAGAACCCTGGCATCACGCGCCTGCTCAATGCCACCAAAGTATCGGGCCGCACCAGCAGGGGCCTGGGCGTGGGCATTTTCAATGCCGTGAGCAACGACATGTACGCCACCGTGCAGGACAGCACCACCGGCGCGCGGCGCGACGTGCTCACTCAGCCGTTGAGCAACTACAACATCGTGGTGCTCGACCAGAGCCTCAAAAACAACTCCTACGTGAGCCTGGTGAACACCAACGTGACCCGTGCCGGCAGCACCTACGACGCCAACGTGACGGGCGGCCTTTTCAAATTCGCCAACAAGGCCAACTCCTACGCCCTCAACGGCCGCGTGATATACTCCAACCGCCGGGGCAAAGCCTTTGGCTCCCAGGATGAAATATCGGACCAGGACGGCTACAAGTACTACCTGAACTACGGCAAAGTGTCGGGCAAATTCACCTGGAGCGTCGACCACGGCATCGAGTCGCACTCCTACAACCCCAACGACCTGGGCCTGCTCTTCGCCAACAACAACATCTCGCAGTCGGCCAGCGCCAGCTACAACATCTACACGCCGTTCTGGAAAGTCAACAAGCTGAGCACCTATGCCTCCGTGGCCTACTCGCTGCTGGAGCGCCCCATGCTCTACCAGGACGCGGGCCTGTACCTGGGCGGCAACACCACCTTCACCAAAAGCTTCCTCACCACTGGCATCAACCTCGACGCCGCGCCCCTCACCCGCGACTACTTTGACCCGCGCCGCGCGCCGCTGGGCAAATACTACGTGCGCAAGCCCGCCAACGTGGGCATCAACGGCTTTTTCTCTTCCGATTACCGCAAGAAATTCGCCTGGGACGTCAAATACGGGGCGCGCGTATTCACCGCCGACGGCGACCGCACCGGCCGCTACACCTACGCCCTCACCCTCGGCCCTCGCTACCGGGCCAGCAACCAACTCAGCTTCGTGTATTCCATCGGCTACGAGCGGCGGCTGAACCAGATTGGCTACGCCGGCGGCCTCAACGCTTCCGACTCGACCGATGCGCCCATGTTTCGCCGCTTCGGCGGCAAGGAGGGCGACGTGCTGCTCGGCCGCCGCAACGTCACCACCTTCACCAACACCGCCACGGCCACCTACACGTTTACCAACCGCATGTCGTTCAACATCCGGCTGCGGCACTACGTGAGCAATGTGCACTACCGCGACTTCTCCCGCCTGCACCCCGACGGCCTCGAAACCCCCGAACCCACTTACAACCGCAACCGCGACAACACCTTCAACGCCTTCAACATCGACGCCGTCTATTCCTGGTGGTTCGCGCCCGGCTCGCAGGTCAGCATCGTCTGGAAAAACGCCGGCGCGTCCTTCTTCGAAGCCAACGCCGCCACCCCGCTCTACTTCGACAACCTAAGCAATACCATCAACACCCCGCACAATAACTCGGTGTCGGTGAAGGTGCTGTATTATCTCGATTATCTGGCCCTGCGCCCCCGGCGCGGGTAG
- a CDS encoding WD40 repeat domain-containing protein — MKHFFLALLPLLLTMAARAQRPTDIWYFGQQAGLTFAEGNTPKPLNDGKMSTYEGCAVATTAKGELLFYTNGETVWNRKHQPMPNGRQLMGSGSSTQSALIVPDPGSGNIFYIFTVAPQGTPNGLRYSIVDMTRADGFGDLPRVNLLLIQPVAEKLAAVRHANGRDTWIVAHRWNSNAFVSYLVTADGVSAKPLMSNVGSMNAGPGRNAIGALKFSPDGKHLAAALWKETNKFEVYDFDRSTGKVSNPRGFGPYAEAYGVEFSPDGKFVYGTCNGVGGGETQIWQFDLAKKPAPPVLVGKSANRKIGALQLGPDGRIYVAREDNPNLGVIEQPNVAGKDCKYVDEGLKLGGRRSKLGLPAFVVVPN; from the coding sequence ATGAAACACTTTTTTCTTGCCCTGCTCCCGCTGCTGCTCACCATGGCGGCCCGCGCCCAACGCCCTACCGACATCTGGTATTTCGGCCAGCAGGCTGGCCTCACCTTTGCCGAGGGCAACACGCCCAAGCCCCTGAACGACGGCAAGATGAGCACCTACGAGGGCTGCGCCGTGGCTACTACGGCCAAGGGCGAGCTGCTCTTCTACACCAACGGCGAAACCGTATGGAACCGCAAGCACCAGCCCATGCCCAACGGCCGCCAGCTGATGGGCAGCGGCAGCAGCACCCAGTCGGCCCTCATCGTGCCCGACCCCGGCTCGGGCAACATCTTCTATATCTTCACGGTAGCCCCGCAGGGCACGCCCAACGGACTGCGCTACTCCATCGTGGACATGACCCGCGCCGATGGCTTCGGCGACCTACCCCGCGTGAACCTGCTGCTCATCCAGCCGGTGGCCGAAAAGCTGGCCGCCGTGCGCCACGCCAACGGCCGCGATACCTGGATAGTAGCTCACCGCTGGAACTCCAACGCCTTCGTGAGCTACCTCGTCACGGCCGACGGCGTATCGGCCAAGCCGCTGATGAGCAACGTGGGCAGCATGAACGCCGGCCCCGGCCGCAATGCCATTGGCGCGCTCAAGTTTTCGCCCGATGGCAAGCACCTCGCCGCCGCGCTGTGGAAAGAAACCAACAAATTCGAGGTGTATGATTTTGACCGCAGCACCGGCAAGGTGAGCAACCCGCGCGGCTTCGGGCCTTACGCGGAAGCTTACGGGGTGGAGTTTTCACCCGATGGCAAGTTTGTGTATGGCACCTGCAACGGCGTGGGCGGCGGCGAAACCCAGATTTGGCAGTTCGACTTAGCCAAAAAGCCCGCTCCGCCGGTGCTGGTGGGCAAGTCGGCCAATCGCAAAATCGGGGCGCTCCAGCTCGGGCCGGATGGCCGCATCTACGTGGCCCGCGAGGACAACCCCAACCTCGGCGTTATCGAGCAGCCCAACGTGGCCGGCAAGGATTGCAAGTACGTGGACGAGGGATTGAAGCTGGGCGGCCGGCGCAGCAAGCTGGGCCTGCCCGCGTTTGTGGTAGTACCGAATTAG
- the folB gene encoding dihydroneopterin aldolase: MGQIALEGMEFFAFHGYYDEEQKIGNKYGVDLYIKTDLLAAGESDKLQQTVNYEILYRLVAEEMRAPARLLEHVAHRVLDRITAELPHVRKVKVSVSKFNPPLGGICHRARVTLTKRREKQQ, translated from the coding sequence ATGGGCCAGATTGCACTCGAAGGCATGGAGTTTTTTGCTTTCCACGGCTACTATGATGAAGAGCAGAAAATCGGCAATAAGTACGGCGTCGACCTCTACATCAAAACCGATTTGCTGGCCGCCGGCGAGTCCGATAAGCTGCAGCAGACGGTGAACTACGAAATTCTCTACCGCCTCGTGGCCGAGGAAATGCGCGCCCCCGCCCGCCTGCTGGAGCACGTAGCCCACCGCGTGCTCGACCGCATCACGGCCGAGCTGCCGCACGTGCGCAAGGTGAAAGTCAGCGTGAGCAAGTTCAATCCGCCGCTGGGCGGCATCTGCCACCGCGCCCGCGTCACGCTCACGAAGCGCCGGGAGAAGCAGCAGTAG
- a CDS encoding BlaI/MecI/CopY family transcriptional regulator, which produces MSKALPPKPTDSELEILHVLWQYGPATVRAINDHLSLRRQVEVGYTTTLKILQLMLEKALVRRDDADRSHVYRAAVREQETQGLLLDKFVDATFGGSALKLVMQALGSRQTSADELAQIRRLLNDIEIQNSTPNSDDDDHV; this is translated from the coding sequence ATGAGCAAGGCACTGCCCCCCAAACCTACGGATTCTGAGCTGGAAATCCTGCACGTGCTCTGGCAGTACGGGCCCGCCACGGTGCGGGCCATCAACGACCACCTGAGCCTGCGCCGTCAGGTAGAGGTGGGCTACACCACCACGCTCAAGATTTTGCAGCTGATGCTGGAGAAAGCGCTGGTGCGGCGCGACGATGCCGACCGCAGCCACGTGTATCGGGCCGCCGTGCGCGAGCAGGAAACGCAGGGGCTGCTGCTCGATAAGTTCGTGGACGCCACCTTCGGCGGCTCGGCCCTGAAGCTGGTGATGCAGGCCCTGGGCAGCCGCCAGACCTCGGCCGACGAGCTGGCCCAGATTCGCCGCTTGCTGAATGACATTGAAATCCAGAATTCCACTCCTAATTCCGACGACGATGACCACGTTTGA